The following are encoded together in the Cynocephalus volans isolate mCynVol1 chromosome 4, mCynVol1.pri, whole genome shotgun sequence genome:
- the LOC134376285 gene encoding transmembrane O-methyltransferase, with the protein MSPAIALAFLPLVVTLLVRYRHHFRLLVRAILLRSFRDCLSGLRIEERAFSYVLIHALPGDPSHILTTLDHWSSHCEYLGHMGPVKGQILMRLVEEKAPTCVLELGTYCGYSTLLIARVLPPGSRILTVERDPHTAAVAEKLIRFAGFDERTVELIVGNSEEVIPSLRTQHQLSRADLVLLAHRPRCYLRDLQLLEAHALLPPGATVVADHVLFPGAPRFLQYAKSCGRYRCRLHHTGLPDFPAIKDSIAQLIYAGPD; encoded by the exons ATGTCCCCTGCCATCGCGCTGGCCTTCCTGCCACTGGTGGTGACATTGCTTGTGCGGTACCGGCACCACTTCCGACTGCTGGTGCGTGCCATCTTGCTGCGGAGCTTCCGAGATTGCCTGTCAGGGCTGAGGATTGAGGAGCGGGCCTTCAGCTATGTGCTCATCCATGCCCTTCCTGGGGACCCCAGTCACATCCTCACCACCTTGGACCACTGGAGTAGCCACTGCGAGTACCTGGGCCACATGGGGCCTGTCAAAG GTCAGATCCTGATGCGGCTGGTGGAGGAGAAGGCCCCTACTTGTGTGCTGGAGCTGGGCACCTACTGTGGATACTCCACATTGCTTATCGCCCGTGTCCTGCCCCCTGGGAGTCGCATTCTCACTGTGGAACGGGATCCACACACAGCAGCAGTGGCTGAAAAACTCATCCGCTTTGCTGGCTTCGACGAGCGCACG GTGGAGCTCATCGTGGGCAACTCAGAGGAAGTGATCCCAAGCCTACGAACCCAGCACCAGCTGAGTCGGGCAGACCTGGTGCTCCTGGCACACCGGCCCCGATGTTATCTGCGGGATCTACAGCTGCTGGAGGCCCATGCTCTGCTGCCTCCCGGTGCCACTGTGGTGGCTGACCATGTTCTCTTCCCTGGTGCACCCCGCTTCCTGCAGTACGCCAAGAGCTGTGGCCGCTACCGCTGCCGCCTCCACCACACTGGCCTCCCAGACTTCCCTGCCATCAAGGACAGTATAGCCCAGCTCATCTATGCTGGACCTGACTGA